GGGCAGCCTTTACAAGCAGCGGACGGAAAGGTTTCAACGGCACGTCGTGGGGTGGGGTGCAATCCAGATGTTTGTTTCCTCCCTTTATCACCAGTAGGTGGCGATAAGACACGCCTGTATGAAAGCTGACACGCTCGTCGCCCAGCTTCTCCTGCAGGAATCGAATCAGCACATCGGCATCTTCGGTGGTGATATGGCCGGCAGAATGATTCTTCAAGATATCTCCTTCAACACATACCAAGTTGCAGCGCATGGCCATCTCCCCCGGTTTTAGCTCTACACCGATGCTGGCAGCTTCCAGCGGGCCGCGACCTTCGTACACTTTTGGCAAATTATAGCCGAGTACCGACATGTTTGCCACCTCACTTCCGGGATGAAACCCCGGAGCTACTGTAATCAATTGGCCGGTTTTACCCATTTTTGCCAAAAGATCCATGTAAGGCGTCTTTGCATATTGCAAAAGCGTCTTATTTTCCAGTGAAGGAACCGGCCAGTCGGCCATCCCGTCACCTAATAAGATTATGTGTTTCATATTATCTTATGTTTGCGATGCTCATGATATCGGCAAATACTCCTGCCGCGGTTACACCTGCTCCTGCTCCATACCCTTGAATCATCATTGGATATTCGCAATATCGCTCGGTAGTGAGCAATATGATATTGTTGCTTCCTTCGAGTCCGTAGAAGGGATGACGGAAATCCACCTCCTGCAGTCCCACAGAGGCTTTTCCTTCCTCGAACCTGGCAACAAAACGCCAGTGTTTCTTTTCACTTTCCAACACCTTTCTTCTTGCTTCGAAATCAGCATCTAGTGAAGGAACTTTTTCCCAGAATTCCTCAAGGGTACCTTTAAAGAATTCGTCGGGGATAAAGAGATTCTTTTCCACATCGGTCTGCTCCAGTTTATACCCTGCCTCACGTGCCAGAATCACCAGCTTACGGATTACATCCTTTCCACTGAGATCGATGCGCGGGTCGGGTTCCGAATACCCCTCTTCCTTAGCCATCCGGATGGTACGACTAAAAGGGATGTCGGCACTGATCTTGTTAAAAATATAGTTCAGGGTACCGGATAGTACCGCTTCAATCTTCAGAATCTTATCACCGCTGTTTCTCAAGTCGTTAATAGTATTAATTATCGGCAGTCCAGCGCCCACATTTGTTTCGAACAGGAACTTCACGCCACGGTGACGGGCAATTTGTTTCAGTTCGAAATAGTCTTCATATCTGGAGGAAGCAGCTATCTTATTGGCAGCCACGACAGAAATATTGTGTGAAAGCAACTCTTTGTATATCGAAGCAACATCGGCACTCGCGGTGCAATCCACAAATACGGAGTTGAATATATTCATTCCAATTACCTCGTCACGAAGAATAGCTGGTGAATTGGGGATTCCTTTTGTTTTCAGATCTTCCCTGAAATTTGCCAGGTCGATCCCTTCCCGGCAGAAAAGAGCTCGTGTATGGTTGGAGATGCCTACCACATTCAGCTTCAATCCGTTTTGCTGCATCAGTTTCTGCTGCTGGCAACGGATTTGCTCAATAAGGCTTCCGCCCACCGTACCGACACCGCAAATGAATAGGTTCAGTACCTGGTACTCTGATAGAAAAAAAGAGTCGTGGATTACGTTGAGGGTTTTACGAAGGTACCGAGCATCTATCACAAAGGATATATTGGTCTCGGAAGCTCCTTGGGCACATGCTATCACATTGATGCCGTTGCGCCCCAGCGTTCCAAACAGCTTTCCGGCAATGCCAGGAGTGTGCTTCATGTTCTCACCCACAATAGCCACTGTTGCCAGTCCGCTTTCGGCTGTCACCCAACTAATTTCGCCCATTTCAATCTCTTTGGCAAACTCCTCGTTCAGCGCCTTGCATGCCAGTTCAGTATCTGCGGTTCTCACCCCGATTGAAGTATTATTCTCGGAAGAGGCTTGCGAAACCATAAATACGCTAATTCCGTTTTTTGCCAGTGCCTTAAAGATGCGATAGTTCACGCCAATAACACCTACCATACCCAAACCTTGCACAGTTATCAGGCTGGTATCATTGATGGAGGAGATTCCTTTGATGGCCTTACCACCGGCAGCCGACTTCTCTTTCACAATGATGGTTCCCG
The Bacteroides sedimenti genome window above contains:
- the thrA gene encoding bifunctional aspartate kinase/homoserine dehydrogenase I; this translates as MKVMKFGGTSVGSVNSILNVKKIVESSEVPVIVVVSALGGITDQLINTSKIAAAGDPSYEKEFREIVMRHVNMVKEVIPSGERQVALQRQVRALLDELKDIFQGISLIKDLSAKTADTIVSYGERLSSIIVAELIDGAKWYDSRKFIKTEFKHNKHTLDKELTNALIKETFNAIHPVSVVGGFIASDKVSGDVTNLGRGGSDYTASIIAAALDASVLEIWTDVDGFMTADPKVISAAYPISELSYVEAMELCNFGAKVVYPPTIYPVCHKEIPIIVKNTFNPSAPGTIIVKEKSAAGGKAIKGISSINDTSLITVQGLGMVGVIGVNYRIFKALAKNGISVFMVSQASSENNTSIGVRTADTELACKALNEEFAKEIEMGEISWVTAESGLATVAIVGENMKHTPGIAGKLFGTLGRNGINVIACAQGASETNISFVIDARYLRKTLNVIHDSFFLSEYQVLNLFICGVGTVGGSLIEQIRCQQQKLMQQNGLKLNVVGISNHTRALFCREGIDLANFREDLKTKGIPNSPAILRDEVIGMNIFNSVFVDCTASADVASIYKELLSHNISVVAANKIAASSRYEDYFELKQIARHRGVKFLFETNVGAGLPIINTINDLRNSGDKILKIEAVLSGTLNYIFNKISADIPFSRTIRMAKEEGYSEPDPRIDLSGKDVIRKLVILAREAGYKLEQTDVEKNLFIPDEFFKGTLEEFWEKVPSLDADFEARRKVLESEKKHWRFVARFEEGKASVGLQEVDFRHPFYGLEGSNNIILLTTERYCEYPMMIQGYGAGAGVTAAGVFADIMSIANIR